In the genome of Cryptomeria japonica chromosome 8, Sugi_1.0, whole genome shotgun sequence, one region contains:
- the LOC131049296 gene encoding cyclin-D2-1-like — MALNFDCLSNLLCEEDADWDDEVTSSSFPEDKVENLKSIELARLPDFPVEEEEMISLLVQKEKEHLPREDYVERYLNLDLDITARREAINWMHKVKVHNSLSPLTTYLSINYLDRFLSSYESQLLLVACLSLATKMEDKVPPIIDLVGGANFDFEAKAIYEMEVKILTTLKWRLCSITPFNFIHYLLFTVKGTSAVPQDLISRTITFIINTTRVIDFSIHQPSSIAAAAVICACEEVLKTEPADCKEAILSSKAFNKEKTISCYNLMQQLVMDNCSNSWTIALKGVKSAMKHCIW, encoded by the exons ATGGCCCTTAACTTTGACTGTTTGTCAAACCTTCTGTGCGAGGAAGATGCAGATTGGGATGATGAGGTCACAAGTTCGAGCTTTCCCGAGGACAAGGTCGAGAATTTAAAGAGCATTGAGCTCGCTAGACTGCCAGATTTTCCTGTTGAAGAGGAGGAGATGATATCTTTGTTAGTGCAGAAGGAGAAAGAGCATCTTCCCCGGGAAGACTACGTTGAGCGTTATCTAAACCTTGATTTAGATATCACGGCTCGTCGAGAAGCAATCAACTGGATGCACAAG GTTAAAGTGCATAATAGTCTGAGTCCTCTTACAACATACTTATCAATAAATTATTTGGATCGCTTCCTGTCAAGCTATGAATCGCAG TTATTATTGGTTGCGTGCCTGTCACTCGCAACGAAAATGGAGGATAAGGTTCCGCCGATTATtgattta GTCGGAggtgcaaattttgatttcgaAGCTAAAGCAATATACGAAATGGAAGTCAAAATTCTAACAACGTTGAAATGGAGATTATGCTCCATTACACCTTTTAACTTCATTCATTACCTCTTGTTCACAGTCAAAGGCACCAGCGCTGTGCCTCAAGACTTGATATCTCGAACAATCACCTTCATTATCAATACTACTAGAG TGATTGATTTTTCGATTCATCAGCCATCATCGATTGCTGCGGCAGCCGTTATATGCGCTTGTGAGGAGGTTTTAAAGACAGAACCAGCAGATTGCAAAGAAGCCATACTATCTTCCAAAGCATTCAACAAA GAGAAAACTATAAGCTGTTACAATTTAATGCAGCAGCTTGTCATGGACAATTGCTCTAATTCATGGACAATTGCTCTAAAAGGAGTAAAATCAGCCATGAAACATTGTATATGGTAG